TCGATCTACTACGTCACACCATTCCTGCGCTGGGATGGCGGGCGCGTCATGACCAGGCTCGATCGCCCCCGCGGCCTGATCGATTATGAAAGCTGGCGCAATATCGAGCGGGCCATCGCGGCGAGGCCCGCGCCTCACGGTTGGTGCGCCCGAAAACCATCGCGCTCGCGGTTGTCAGCGTAGGATTGGCGGCCGGCCTGGTCGGATCATTGGAAACCAAGGCCACGGGCGCCATAGCGGTGCTGCACGACCGCGGCGCCCTGGCTGTGACCCTGTCCGATGGCTCGGTCAGAAACGCCTACACAGTCAAGCTTCTCAACAAGACAGGACTTGAAGACGATCTACTGGGGCGTCGGCAACGCCGCGCCATGGCCCGGCGACAGCCATCCCGGCGACAATCTCTACACCTCGTCGGTGATCGCGCTCGATCCCGCCAATGGCAGGATCAAGTCCTACCACCAATACCACCAGAACGATTCCTGGGACTGGGACGAGGTCGATGCGCCGATGCTGGTCGACCTAAAACGCGACGGCCGCTCGATCAAGAGCCTGATCCATCCGGGCCGCGACGCGATCTTCTGGGTGCTCGAACGCACGACCAAGATCAATTACGTCGCTGGTTGGCCGTTCGTCTCGATCGATGTCTGGAAGGGCATCGATGCGGAGAGCGGGCGACCGATCATCGATCCCGTGCATAAGCCCGTCATCGGCAAGCGCGTCGAGTCCTGCCCGTCGCTGTGGGGCGGCAAGCACTGGCCCTCGGCTGCGTACAGCCAGAAGACCGGCCTCGTCTACGTTCCCGCCAACGAGTAACTTCTGCGGCGGTTTGACCGGCGAGAAAGTGGCGCTCAAGCCCGGCGAGCTCTGGCTCGGCACAAAGCCGGAGGATATCGGCCTGAAGGCGAAGCCCGGCGCGGATCATTTCGGCGAGCTTCAGGCCTGGGACCCTGCGACCGGCAAGAAGGTGTGGCAGCATGACTTCCCGAAGTCGCAGCTGTTCGGCTCGGTGACGGCGACCGCAGGCGATCTCGTCTTCGCCGGTGGCACCAACGACCGCTACTTCCGCGCCTTCAACGCCAAGACCGGTGAGCTGCTGTGGCAGCAGAAAACCAACTCCGGCATCATGGGCATGCCGATCTCCTACGAGATCGATGGTACGCAATATGTCGCGATCCAGTCCGGCTGGGCCATCGACGCGCAACGAATCCAGGATGCGCTTGCGACCAACAACATCGGCATTGAGGCCAACGTGGCGCAGGGCGGCGTGGTCTGGGTGTTCGCGCTGAAGAAGTAGGGCCTCAGGCGAATCGACCCCAAGCGGCGCGGCAAGGGGGGCAGCGAATGCGGCGGACGAAACGTCCGCCGCATTTTGTTCGTCTGGCTATGAGGCGCCGTTATTTGCCCTCGCGCTCGACGTTACTCTTTTCCTTCGCGTTCATCTCCATGACCTTGGGATCCTGACTGGACGTCCCGGTGGTCTGGGATCCATCGATCTCGCCTGTCAGATCGACGGCAACGGCGAACTGTCGCCTAACGTTCCCGGCGCTACGCCTCCAATTGCTTGCCGATCGGCAAGGAGCGGATGCGCTTGCCGGTCGCGGCGAAGATCGCGTTGATCAGCGCCGGCGCGAATGGCGGCACGCCGGGCTCGCCGACGCCGCTCGGCGGCGTGCCGGGCCCAGGTGGCACGATATGAACGTTGGTCACCAGCGGAGATTCGTCCATCCGGATCACCGGGAAGTCGTCATAGTTCTTCTGCTGGACCTTGCCGTCCCTGAAGGTGATCTCGCCATATTTGGCGAGGCTCAGGCCCATGATCGCAGCGCCCTCGATCTGGGACTGGATGCGCTCGGGATTGACGAAGGTGCCGCAGTCGATGGCGGTATCGACCCGCGGGATCGTCAGCTTGCCCTTGTCGTCGACGGCCACCTCCACGATCGTCGCGATGTAGCTGACGAAGCTGCGGTGCGCGGCGATGCCGAGCCCATGGCCCTTCGGCACCTGGCGGCCCCATTCGCCCTTCTCGGCCACCAGCTCGACCACCTTGCGCAGGCGCGCGGTGTCGATCGGGTAGCTGTCATAGGGCTCGCCATAGTTCCAGAGGTCCTTCACCGAGGCCAGCTGGACGATGCGGGGCGAGCCGATCAGGTCGAGCAGCATGTCCTTCTGGTCGCGGCCGGTGGCCTGCGCGATCTCGCCGACCATCGACTGCACGGCGAAGGCACGCGGGATGTTTGACACCGAGCGGAACCAGCCGATCCTGGTATGCGCGGCCGCTTCCGGATTCTCGCAGGAGATGTTGGCGATCTCGAAGGGCATGTCGACGAGGCCCATGCCGAGCTCGAACGAGGCCTGATGTACGGTTCCCGCCGCAAACGTCGAGGCGATGCTGGGGGCGACGCTACGGTGGCGCCAGGCAATCACCTTGCCGCTCTTGTCGAGGCCCGCCTCGATGCGCTCGACCGAGACGGTGTGCAGGAAGCCGTTGTGGATGTCGTCCTCGCGCGTCCACTGCACCTTCACGGGCGCGCCGAGCTCCTTGGAGAGCAGGGCGGCCTCGAGCGCATAGTCGCATTTCGACTTGCGGCCAAAGCCGCCGCCGAGCAGCGTCACGTTCACGGTGACGTTCGCTTCCGGGATGCCGAGCGTCTTGGCGACGTCCTCGCGGGTGCCGCCCGGGCTCTGCACCGGCGCCCAGATCTCCGCCTTGTCGCCCTTGACGTCGGCAACCGCCACCGGCGGCTCCATGCTGACATGGGCGAGGTGAGGAATGTAGTACTCGCCGACGATCACCTTGTCGGCGCTCTTGAGCGCAGCGTCCGCATCGCCCTCCTTGCGCACGACGAGACCGGGCTTGCGCGCGGCCTCCTCGAGCTCCTTGCGGTAGGCGACCGACTCGTACTTGCCGTTCGGCCCGTCGTCCCAGACGATCTTCAGCGCATCGCGGCCCTTGATCGCCGCACCCGTATTGCGGGCGATCACGGCCACGCCGCCGAGCGGCTGGAATTTCGAGGGCCACGGCCAACCGCGCACCTGCATCACCTTCTCGACGCCCGAGACCTTCAATGCGTCGGCCGGGTCGAACGAGACCGGCTTGCCGCCGGTCACCGGCGGGCGCGCGATGACGGCGTATTTCATGCCGGGCAGCCGCACGTCGGCGCCGTAGCCCGCCTTCCCTGTGGTGATGTCGTGGAGGTCAACGATGCTGATCTGGCCCTTGGTGAGGTAACGGAAATCCTTGGGGTCCTTCAGCTTGAGGCTGTCGACGCTCGGCAAGGATTCCTTGGCTGCGTCGGCTGCGAGCTCGCCGAAGCCGAGCTTGCGTCCGCTCGCGCCGTGAACGACCTCGTGATTGACCGCCTTCACTTCCGTTGCCGGCACGCCCCAGCGCTTGGCTGCGGCCTGCTCCAGCATGATGCGCGCAGAAGCGCCGATCTGGCGCATCGGGATCAGATAGTGCCGCGTGCTGCGGGAGCCGTCGGTGTCCTGGTTGCCGAACTTGACCTCGTCGCCATGGGCCTGCTGGACCTTGACCCTCGACCAGTCGGCTTCCATCTCCTCAGCGACGATCAGCGGCAGGCTGGTGCGCACGCCGGTGCCCATCTCGGAGCGGTGCGCGACGATGGTCACGATGCCGTCGGGCGCGACCGCGACGAACACGCGCGGGTCGACCACGACGCCGTGCGGCATCTTCCCGGCGCCGGTCTCATAGGCGAAGGCCTGGCGCGACATCACGGGCGCGGCGAGCACGAAGCCGCCAGTGACGCCCAGTCCCTTCAGGATGCTGCGGCGGGAAATCTTCTCGATCCTGACATGCTTCTCGAAGCCATGAAGCTTCTTTGGATTGTCGATGAAATTCATGATCACGCCCCCGTCGATGCGAGATGAACGGCGTTCTCGATTCGCTGGTAGCAGCCGCAGCGGCAGATGTTGCCCGCCATCGCCTCGCGGATCTGGTCATGTGACGGCTTTGGATTGTCCATCAGCAGCGCCGCTGCCTGCATGATCTGGCCGGCCTGGCAGAAGCCGCATTGGGGAACGTTGACCTGGCGCCACGCCTTCTGCACGGGATGATCGCCGTTCGGATGCAGGCCTTCGATGGTCGTGACCTCGCGGCCCGCAACGTCATTGACCGAAGTGATGCAGGAGCGGACCGCCTCCTTGTCGACGATGACGGTGCAGGCGCCGCACAGCGCCTGGCCGCAGCCGAATTTGGTGCCGGTCAGCCCGACCTCGTCGCGGAGAAACCAGAGCAGCGGAAGATCCGGGTCGCCATCCCAGCTTTGCTCCTGGCCGTTGATTTTTATCTTGATCATGATCGTTTCTCGCTCTTCTTAAGCCGATGATCCGATGGGCGTGATTGATTGGTGTGGCGGCGTCCGCATCCCCTGCTTCCGCAAGCCCAGGCAACTCCCGGGACGGAGGGGATGACGACGGGTGATGTCTGGGATGTGCTCGATACTTCCCGGTGGATTCTTATTTGATGAATTTCGCGCGGCATCGTGACGAGCGTGATGCTAGCAGAAACCGGACACGGCGGGCATCACAGCCGCTTGTGTTCGCGATCACATTGCATCTGCGATTTGTCAAAAGCTGGGCGCGACCTTCGTTCCCAGCTCGCGCGGCGGAGCAGAGCCTTTATTGCGGGCAAACACAACAAACACAAAAAGGCTTCGTCCGGCAGACTCCGCGCGGACGAAGCAGGAGACCTCAGTCGAGGGAGGGAGAACGCAGGGCGCAAGCTTTGCGAGCTGGCGAGGCTGCGGCATCAGTACAAATCTCGAAGCTGAGGGAACCGGCCGCCTCACGAGCGAATGAAGCGGCAATGCCAACCATTCGGTTCCGGCTCGCTGGCGGTGGTCCAGACCAGCGAGCCGAGAGAGCCGGCGAGGATGCACGCGTTGCCTCAGACAGCCGCTAAGCCGCCTTGTACCTAAGCAGCCTTGTCCCTAAGCGGCCTTGGCCTTCGCGACATGGGTCGCAATCGCGTCCATCAGCGCCGGCGACAGGCAGTCATAGGGCTCGAGCCCGATTTCCTTCAGCCGCGAACGGATGCCGGCCATCTGCTCCGGCTTGACGCCCGATTCGATCACCGAGGAGACGAAGGCGGCAAATTGCGGCGCCTGCGAGCCCTGCTCCTGGAACAGTTCGGGATGGATGAAGTCGAGGCCGTAGAACGGGTGGTCCTTGTTCTCGATACGGCCGTACATGTGCGTGCCGCAGGCCTTGCAGGCGTAGCGCTGGATCACCGCCGACGGATCGACGATCTGCAGCTTGTCGCCGTTCTCGAGCACGGTGACGTTCTGGCGCGGCACCACGGCGACGACGGAGAACATCGCGCCCTGCGGCTTCCAGCACTTGGTGCAGCCGCAGGCGTGGTTGTGCGCCACGTCGCCCTTGATGCCGACCTTGACCGGGTGGTCCTTGCATTTGCAGACCAGCGTGCCGCCGGCAAAGCTGCCGCTGCCTTGTTTCAGGCCATTGTCGATCAAGGGATGGAGAGCAACAGTCATGGGATGATCCTCCTTGTGGGTGATGGTTCTGGTTTAGTAGACGACGACCGAACGGATCGATTTGCCCTCGTGCATCAGGTCGAAGCCCTTGTTGATGTCTTCGAGCTTCAGCACGTGGGTGATCATGGGATCGATCTGGATCTTTCCATTCATGTACCAGTCGACGATCTTGGGCACGTCGGTGCGGCCGCGCGCGCCGCCGAACGCCGTGCCTCTCCAGTTGCGCCCGGTGACGAGCTGGAACGGGCGGGTGGCGATCTCCTTGCCGGCTTCCGCAACGCCGATGATGATCGATGTTCCCCAGCCACGATGACAGCACTCCAGGGCCTGGCGCATCACAGTGGTGTTGCCGGTACAGTCGAAGGTGTAGTCGGCGCCGCCGTCGGTCAGCGTCACCAGATGCTGCACGATGTCGCCGGTTACCTTCTTGGGGTTGACGAAGTCCGTCATGCCGAACTTGCGGCCCCAATCCTCCTTGGAGTCATTGATGTCGACGCCGATGATCTTGTCGGCCCCGGCCATCTTGGCGCCCTGGATGACGTTGAGACCGATGCCGCCGAGGCCGAACACCACGACGTTGGAGCCCGGCGTGACCTTGGCGGTGTTGACGACGGCGCCGACGCCGGTCGTGACGCCGCAGCCGATGTAGCAGCTCTTGTCGAAGGGGGCATCCTCGCGAATCTTGGCGACTGCGATCTCAGGCAGCACCGTGAAGTTCGAGAAGGTCGAGCAGCCCATATAGTGATAGATCGGCTTGCCCTTGTGGGAGAAGCGGCTGGTGCCGTCGGGCATCACGCCCTTGCCCTGCGTCGCGCGGATCGCGGTGCAAAGGTTGGTCTTCCCGCTCAGGCAGCTTTTGCACTGCCGGCATTCGGGCGTGTAGAGCGGGATGACGTGATCGCCAGGCTTCACCGAGGTCACGCCTGCGCCGATCTCGCGGATGATGCCGGCGCCCTCGTGGCCGAGGATCGAGGGGAAGATTCCTTCGCTGTCGAAACCGTCGAGCGTGTAGGCATCGGTGTGGCAGATTCCGGTCGCCTTGATCTCGACCAGAACTTCGCCGGCCTTCGGTCCTTCCAGATCGACCTCGACGATTTCAAGCGGCTTTTTTGCTTCGAAAGCGACCGCGGCACGTGTCTTCATCGTAAGCTCCTCAAATTCTCTCTGCTGGAGATGCCGAGATTTGGTCTCGGCCGAGCTCCAAACGTTCATTTCCTGCCCATGCAGGAGTCTTCTGCCTTTGTATAGGCCTCAGTCTTGTCCTCGTGCTTGCCCGGCCGCGCGCGGCCCCAGGCTTCGTTGGAACGGGCGCGCAGATAGACGTAGAGATCGTCCATGTAGCAGGCCACGTTCGGATTATCGCCGAACGCCGGCATGACGTTCTCCGCGGCGGTGGAGACGTTCTTGCGGCCCGAGGCGACGACGCCGAGGAAGTCGGCATAGCTCATCGTCTTCAGGGAGTCCTTCAATGCCGGCGCGTAGGTCGATCCCATTCCATCCGGGCCATGGCAGACGTGGCAGTCCGAATGATAGCGGCGGTATCCGGAATAGGTGTACCAGTCAACGGTGCCGTCGGCCGAGATCTTATAGGTCGGGTTTCCTTCCTTATCGAGCCACTCACCATTCTCGTTTTGCTTAACGGCGCCCGGGTCGCCCGTGCCGTCCGCGAAAGCAATTCCTCCGGACGCGACCAAGATCATCGCAGCTATTGCAGAGCAGATTCTACGCAAGAGAGTTTTTCCTCGACAGCGTTCGGTGGAGACGAGCCGGCGCGTGGAGTTGATCCACGCGCCGGGACGATATGAGGTTGCGGCTAGTTCGGCAGCGAGAACACGGTCAGCGTACCGCCGAGTGCCGTGTAGTTGCCAAGTGCCGCATAGCCACCGACTGCACCGAGACCGGCGGTCGGATCGGTCAGGCCTGCCGCCAGACCGATACCGGCCCAGCCGCCCACGCCGGAGAGCACCGCGATGTACTGCTTGCCACCGTTCTCATAGGTCGTGACGTTGCCGATGATGCCGGAAGGAGTCTTGAACTTGTAGAGCTCCTTGCCGGTCTTTGCGTCGACCGCCTTCAGGTAGCCTTCGAGCGTGCCGTAGAACACCACGCCGCCGGCGGTCGCGAGCGCACCCGACCAGACCGAGAACTGCTCCTTGTTGGACCACACGATCTTGCCGGTCTTACCGTCCCAGGCGATGAAGTTGCCCATGTTGGCATCGCCCTGCGGCGGATACATCGAGAGCGTCGCACCCACATAGGGCTGGCCCGCGGTGTAGCTGACCTTGAACGGTTCGTAGTCCATGCAGACGTGGTTGGTCGGAACGTAGAACAGCTGCGTGTCGGGCGAGTAGGCTGCCGGCTGCTCGTCCTTGGTGCCGAGCGCGGCCGGGCAGATGCCCTTGGTGTTGTGATCCTCGCCGCCCTTTTCGGTCGAGGCCGCGTCAAGAACCTTCGGACGACCATAGTTCGGCGAGTTCTTGTCCATGTCGACACCGGAGGTCCAGTTCACCTTCGGATCGTACTTCTCGGCGACCAGCAGCTCGCCGGTTGCACGATCCAGCGTGTAGCCGAGACCGTTGCGGTCGAAGTGCGTCAGCAGCTTGCGCGCCTGGCCGTTGATCTGCTGATCCGAGAGGATCATCTCGTTGACGCCGTCGTAGTCCCATTCGTCATGGGGCGTCATCTGATAGACCCATTTGGCCACGCCGGTGTCGGGATTGCGCGCCCAGATCGTCATCGACCATTTGTTGTCGCCCGGACGCTGCTTCGGATTCCAGGTCGAGGGATTGCCCGATCCGTAATAGATCAGGTTGAGCTCGGGATCGTAGGAGATCCAGCCCCAGGTGGCGCCGCCGCCGATCTTCCACTGATCGCCCTGCCAGGTCTTGAGGCTCGAGTCCTTGCCGATCGGCTTGCCCAGAGCCGTGGTCTTGTCGTCGACCAGGATCTGATCATCCGGCCCTTCCGAGTAGCCACGCCAGACCTGCTTGCCGGTCTTGAGGTCGTAGGCCGTCATGTGAGCCTGCACGCCGAATTCGCCGCCGGAAATGCCGATCAGCACCTTGTCCTTGACGACCATCGGCGCCGAGGTCCCGGTCTCGCCCTTGGTGGGATCGCCGTTCTTCACAGTCCAGGCGACCTGGCCGGTCTTGGCATCGAGCGCAACCAACGTGGTGTCGGCCTGGTGCAGGAGGATCTTTCCGTCGCCATAGGCTAGACCGCGGTTAACCGTGTCGCAGCACATCACCGGGATGACGTTCGGATCCTGCTTGGGCTCGTACTTCCAGACGATCCTGTTCTCGTTGGAAAGGTCAAGGGCGTAGACCTTGTTCGGGAACGGCGTATGGACGTACATCATGTTGCCGATGATCAGCGGGCCGCCTTCATGGCCGCGCAGTACGCCGGTCGAGAAGGTCCAGGCGACCTGAAGCTTGCCGACATTCTGTGCGTTGATCTGATTCAATTTCGAATAGCGGGTGTTGGCATAGTCGCCCGTCGGCATCACCCAGTCTTTCGGGTTCTGCGACATCTTGATCAGTTCATCATTTGCTGAAGCGTTGCCGACGGCCAAAGCCGCGGCAGAGCCAAGAAACGTCGCCAGTAGCACCTTGCGCATAGTCATTCCTCCTAGGTCTCGTTTATTGTTTCTGAAGCATTGCGTACCGCTGGGCATTGGGGGTCCAGCGTCTGCTCGTGCAGGGCGGTCACGATTGGGACCAGAAACGATGCTGTGCTGTTTCCTCCTCCTGGTATGAGCCCACGGGTCCGCTTGTGAGGTGCGGCCCGTTTCTTTGTTGTTCCTGCCGCAATCCGTAACCGGTTCGCAAACGGGAAACTTGCCCAAGAGGGAAGGGCATTTGCTTGACAGCGCAAAGGCCAGAACTTTTTGATTTTGCAGTAGCGAATTCAGCGGCTTCTGTGCTGCCTGGCGGCGGGCACCCGACTCAGGTTCCCCTTGACGGCGCTGCAACTAAGGCGGAGGATCATCAATCAAGGATGGCAGACGGAGCACTGGCGCTTGCTCCAAAGACCGCCCTAATTTGAGGTAAACGTCGCTTCATCGTGACAGGGGGCCTCTGGCGGCCCCATCACGATTTGAGTCAAATCAGTGGCTGGGATCATGTCCGACACAATACACACACTCAGCACGACCGGGCTGACGCCGAAAAGGCAGATCCAGAGCTGGGTCGACGGGCTGACCAGTCTGTGCGGCCATTTCGACGTCGATCCGCTGGAAGCATCATCGCTCGAGGGACGGATCGACTACACCACCATATCGCGCCTGAAACTCTGCCAGATCGAGGTTAGCCAGCATCGCATCGCGCACACGGATGCGCGCGCGAAGGCCAATGAGCATCCCTACATCAAGATCCATTTCCAGACCTACGGCATTTCCTATTTCGAGCAGGACGGCCGCCACATCGAGCTGATGCCCGGCGACATCATCGCCTATGACGTGTCCTGTCCGCATTCGATCATCAGCCCCGCCTTCACGCGGCACGATGTGGTGATCGTGCCGAAGTCGCTGCTGCGCGATCGCGGCTTCCCGTCGCAGCGGATGCCCGCCTGCAAGCTGTCGGCGCGCACCGGCATGGGGCGAATCGCCCACGACTTCGTCCACGCCACCTTCGACGAGGCCGCAAAGCTCTCGGCGAACAGCGCGGTCGGCGTCGCAGATTCGCTGATCGACCTCCTGCTGCTGCCGCTGCGCGAGGCCGACACGATGTTCGATCGGGTCGGGCCCGAGGCGATGTATGTGCGCGCCCAATTTTTCATCCGCGAGCACCTGCGTGATCCGGATTTGTGCATCGACCAGATTTCCGCCGAGCTCGGCTGCTCCAAGCGCTATCTGCACATGCTGTTCAGCGAACGCGGCACGACGGTGAGCGACTACATCTGGCAGGCCCGCCTTCAGAACTGCCGTCAGGAGCTCGAGGCCCACGTCGGCAAGACCATCACCGACGTCGCCTTCTCCTGGGGCTTCTCGAGCTCGTCACATTTCAGCCGCGTGTTCCGGAAGTACTTTGGCGTCGTGCCGTCGTCGATCCACAAGGCACAGCTGAACGCCGTTTCCTCTGAAGAGCATTAGCTGCGGCTGCGCGGCGTCCGCTTCATCGGTCGCAAATGAGCCTCTCACGACAAAGCTCGTGACGGCCCGCCGCCCTTCTGAATGACACGCCAGACAGTCTCCTCGGCCTCGCCGCGATGAGGCCGAACGTGCCGCCCGTGATCACGTTGACCACGCACTGCTCGACAATTCCGCTTGGCCCCTCCGGCGAACGACGCCGCAAGGCGATGAAGAAGCAGCGCAACGGATGTCGTCACCTCTGGATGATCTGCTTCCAGACGTCGCCGAGGATCGCGGGCTCGCGCGGCGGCAGGTAGGTGAGCCCGGCCTGCTTGCCAAACTCGGCCATCTTGCCTTCTGCCATGAGTTCGGCAAGCGCCTTGTTGACCGCAGAGATCAAAGCGGGATCGCTGGAGAGCCCGACGTAGCCGCGATTGGCGGCGATCGGATAAAAATAGCCGGACGCGGTGATCGCAGTGTCGGGATGGGCGGCGCGGTGGGCGTCGAAGCGGGCGAGGTCCAGCAGTGTCGCATCATAGTCGCCGCGGTCGAGCGCGCCGAGGAGATCGTCGCGGCCGGGGACGAGATGGGTGATGCTGTCGATCAGCCGCCCTTTGTCGAAGGTCATCAGAATGGCGTCGCCCAGCGATCCGCTTTCGATCACGAGGCGGAGACCTGCGAGGTCGCCGATGTCGCTGATCTTGCGATCGCGCGCCTTCGGACCGAGCACGACCGTCATCGGCGAATGGATGTAGGGCTGACTCGGCGCGAGCACGCCCAGAGCGACACGGCGCCGACGGTCCTCGCGGGTGGCGCCGTCGAAATCCGGAAGCCTTGCCGTCTTCATGCCGGGCACGACGAGGGAATCGCGGGTCAGCGCGTAGCTGCCGACCAGCGCGCAGCGTCCGTCCGACAGCAGCGCGTTGGCCTCGAGCTGCGGGCTCGAATCCTCATCCAACCTGCTTTCGAACCACTGGATCTGGAGCGGCCGGTCGAGCCGCTGCGCGATCGCCTGCGCCAGCGTCACGTCGAAGCCCGTGCCGGGCTTGCTGCGGTGATGCACGGACAGCGGCGGCCGGTCCTCGTCGAGGCATACTCGCAAGGGATCGGCCGCATCGGCGATTGTTGTGAGAATCGCAAACATCGCGGCAAGGCCGAACGCTCCAAGCCGAAGTCTCATGGCCGTCTCCGGCTCGAAATGTAGGCCCAGAGGTCGGTGATCTCGTCCTCGCTGAGGATGTCGCCCCACGGCGGCATCTTGTTGTTCTTGCCGTTCTTCACCGTGGTGACGAACCGCGTCTTGTCGTCGGGGAAGGCGCGCAGGTCCGGCGTGATGGTGCCGGAGTTCATCATGCCGGGGCCGTGGCAATGCGAGCATTTTTCGGCGTAGGTCGCCTTGCCGTGGTCGATCTGCGCCTGAACGGGATTGCCATTCGGTTCATCCGCGGCGCGGACGATCGCCACCGACGCAACAGCCAGCCCCCCGACGGCGGCGAGTGTCGCCGCCGTCCTGATCAAAGTCTCTTTCAGCACGTCGAACCCTTGGTTATTGCTTGATCGCGAAAACCCACAGGGAGCCGCCGGGCGGCACCTTGGCGAGCCGCTCGTCACCGGAGAACAGCGAGTAGACGCCGCCATAGCCGCTTGTCACCGCGACATACTGCACGCCGTCCTGTTGCCAGGTCACCGGCTGTCCCTCGATGCCGGAGCCGGTCTGGAACTGCCAGAGCTTCTTGCCGCTGTCGGCATCGAAGGCCTCGAACTCACCGGTAAGCGAACCCGTGAACACCACGCCGCCCGCGGTCGACAACACGCCGGAGAAGCGCGGAATGTCGCTGGCCGCTTCCCACTTCGCCTTGCCGGTCAGGGGATCGATCGCCTTGAGATGGCCGCGCGGTCCGTCACCGAACTCCCAGGGATCGGTGAGATCCATGCCGAGATACCATTCACCCTGCTTGAAAGTGACCGGTTCGGCCTTGTACTTGCCGCCGAAGTTGAGCGTGTTGGCGTAAGCCAAGCCGGTCTGCGGATTGAACGACATCGGCTCCCAGTTCTTGCCGCCGAGGACCGACGGATAGACCGTGACTTTCTTGCCCTCGCGCGCGTCCCTCGCGACATCAGTCTCGATCGGCCTGCCGGTCTTCATGTCGACGCCGGTCGCCCAGTTGACGTTCACGTAGGGATTGGCCGCGAGCAGCTTGCCGTTGGTGCGATCGAGTACGTAGAAGAAGCCGTTGCGGTTGGCGTCCATCAACACCTTGGTCGGCTTGCCCTC
This genomic interval from Bradyrhizobium sp. CB82 contains the following:
- a CDS encoding molybdopterin cofactor-binding domain-containing protein, with protein sequence MNFIDNPKKLHGFEKHVRIEKISRRSILKGLGVTGGFVLAAPVMSRQAFAYETGAGKMPHGVVVDPRVFVAVAPDGIVTIVAHRSEMGTGVRTSLPLIVAEEMEADWSRVKVQQAHGDEVKFGNQDTDGSRSTRHYLIPMRQIGASARIMLEQAAAKRWGVPATEVKAVNHEVVHGASGRKLGFGELAADAAKESLPSVDSLKLKDPKDFRYLTKGQISIVDLHDITTGKAGYGADVRLPGMKYAVIARPPVTGGKPVSFDPADALKVSGVEKVMQVRGWPWPSKFQPLGGVAVIARNTGAAIKGRDALKIVWDDGPNGKYESVAYRKELEEAARKPGLVVRKEGDADAALKSADKVIVGEYYIPHLAHVSMEPPVAVADVKGDKAEIWAPVQSPGGTREDVAKTLGIPEANVTVNVTLLGGGFGRKSKCDYALEAALLSKELGAPVKVQWTREDDIHNGFLHTVSVERIEAGLDKSGKVIAWRHRSVAPSIASTFAAGTVHQASFELGMGLVDMPFEIANISCENPEAAAHTRIGWFRSVSNIPRAFAVQSMVGEIAQATGRDQKDMLLDLIGSPRIVQLASVKDLWNYGEPYDSYPIDTARLRKVVELVAEKGEWGRQVPKGHGLGIAAHRSFVSYIATIVEVAVDDKGKLTIPRVDTAIDCGTFVNPERIQSQIEGAAIMGLSLAKYGEITFRDGKVQQKNYDDFPVIRMDESPLVTNVHIVPPGPGTPPSGVGEPGVPPFAPALINAIFAATGKRIRSLPIGKQLEA
- a CDS encoding S-(hydroxymethyl)glutathione dehydrogenase/class III alcohol dehydrogenase gives rise to the protein MKTRAAVAFEAKKPLEIVEVDLEGPKAGEVLVEIKATGICHTDAYTLDGFDSEGIFPSILGHEGAGIIREIGAGVTSVKPGDHVIPLYTPECRQCKSCLSGKTNLCTAIRATQGKGVMPDGTSRFSHKGKPIYHYMGCSTFSNFTVLPEIAVAKIREDAPFDKSCYIGCGVTTGVGAVVNTAKVTPGSNVVVFGLGGIGLNVIQGAKMAGADKIIGVDINDSKEDWGRKFGMTDFVNPKKVTGDIVQHLVTLTDGGADYTFDCTGNTTVMRQALECCHRGWGTSIIIGVAEAGKEIATRPFQLVTGRNWRGTAFGGARGRTDVPKIVDWYMNGKIQIDPMITHVLKLEDINKGFDLMHEGKSIRSVVVY
- the xoxF5 gene encoding lanthanide-dependent methanol dehydrogenase XoxF5; protein product: MRKVLLATFLGSAAALAVGNASANDELIKMSQNPKDWVMPTGDYANTRYSKLNQINAQNVGKLQVAWTFSTGVLRGHEGGPLIIGNMMYVHTPFPNKVYALDLSNENRIVWKYEPKQDPNVIPVMCCDTVNRGLAYGDGKILLHQADTTLVALDAKTGQVAWTVKNGDPTKGETGTSAPMVVKDKVLIGISGGEFGVQAHMTAYDLKTGKQVWRGYSEGPDDQILVDDKTTALGKPIGKDSSLKTWQGDQWKIGGGATWGWISYDPELNLIYYGSGNPSTWNPKQRPGDNKWSMTIWARNPDTGVAKWVYQMTPHDEWDYDGVNEMILSDQQINGQARKLLTHFDRNGLGYTLDRATGELLVAEKYDPKVNWTSGVDMDKNSPNYGRPKVLDAASTEKGGEDHNTKGICPAALGTKDEQPAAYSPDTQLFYVPTNHVCMDYEPFKVSYTAGQPYVGATLSMYPPQGDANMGNFIAWDGKTGKIVWSNKEQFSVWSGALATAGGVVFYGTLEGYLKAVDAKTGKELYKFKTPSGIIGNVTTYENGGKQYIAVLSGVGGWAGIGLAAGLTDPTAGLGAVGGYAALGNYTALGGTLTVFSLPN
- a CDS encoding c-type cytochrome, methanol metabolism-related, which encodes MILVASGGIAFADGTGDPGAVKQNENGEWLDKEGNPTYKISADGTVDWYTYSGYRRYHSDCHVCHGPDGMGSTYAPALKDSLKTMSYADFLGVVASGRKNVSTAAENVMPAFGDNPNVACYMDDLYVYLRARSNEAWGRARPGKHEDKTEAYTKAEDSCMGRK
- the gfa gene encoding S-(hydroxymethyl)glutathione synthase, with the translated sequence MTVALHPLIDNGLKQGSGSFAGGTLVCKCKDHPVKVGIKGDVAHNHACGCTKCWKPQGAMFSVVAVVPRQNVTVLENGDKLQIVDPSAVIQRYACKACGTHMYGRIENKDHPFYGLDFIHPELFQEQGSQAPQFAAFVSSVIESGVKPEQMAGIRSRLKEIGLEPYDCLSPALMDAIATHVAKAKAA
- a CDS encoding helix-turn-helix domain-containing protein encodes the protein MSDTIHTLSTTGLTPKRQIQSWVDGLTSLCGHFDVDPLEASSLEGRIDYTTISRLKLCQIEVSQHRIAHTDARAKANEHPYIKIHFQTYGISYFEQDGRHIELMPGDIIAYDVSCPHSIISPAFTRHDVVIVPKSLLRDRGFPSQRMPACKLSARTGMGRIAHDFVHATFDEAAKLSANSAVGVADSLIDLLLLPLREADTMFDRVGPEAMYVRAQFFIREHLRDPDLCIDQISAELGCSKRYLHMLFSERGTTVSDYIWQARLQNCRQELEAHVGKTITDVAFSWGFSSSSHFSRVFRKYFGVVPSSIHKAQLNAVSSEEH
- a CDS encoding (2Fe-2S)-binding protein; translated protein: MIKIKINGQEQSWDGDPDLPLLWFLRDEVGLTGTKFGCGQALCGACTVIVDKEAVRSCITSVNDVAGREVTTIEGLHPNGDHPVQKAWRQVNVPQCGFCQAGQIMQAAALLMDNPKPSHDQIREAMAGNICRCGCYQRIENAVHLASTGA